A single window of Paenibacillus sp. FSL H8-0537 DNA harbors:
- a CDS encoding TetR/AcrR family transcriptional regulator has translation MARLREFNEEQALDAALRIFWEKGFEATSLSDLTAAMGVQRPSIYAAFGDKKSLFEAALRKYTREHAAQVRASLQKKTSVKAAFRDFFEQKLDIEYREGLKLGCFCINTMVELSPHDEKFEILTREHQMYLSVIFEETIERGISTGELNRNINAKVLAQTLVVSLIGLTVLMKARPDRSFVDNSMNMILSLLDS, from the coding sequence ATGGCTCGTTTACGCGAATTTAATGAGGAGCAGGCATTGGATGCAGCACTGCGGATTTTTTGGGAGAAGGGCTTTGAAGCGACTTCCTTAAGTGACTTGACCGCGGCGATGGGCGTTCAGCGTCCAAGCATTTATGCGGCCTTTGGGGATAAGAAATCGCTGTTTGAAGCTGCGCTGCGAAAATATACAAGAGAACATGCTGCTCAAGTACGTGCGAGCCTGCAGAAGAAGACTTCGGTTAAAGCAGCGTTTCGTGATTTTTTTGAGCAAAAGCTGGATATAGAATACCGGGAAGGCTTAAAGTTGGGGTGCTTTTGCATCAATACGATGGTGGAGCTGTCCCCTCACGATGAGAAATTTGAAATTTTGACGAGAGAGCATCAGATGTACCTTTCGGTTATTTTTGAGGAGACGATTGAACGCGGCATTAGCACGGGCGAGCTTAATCGCAATATCAACGCTAAGGTTTTGGCGCAGACGCTGGTCGTGTCGTTAATTGGACTTACGGTTTTGATGAAAGCTCGCCCAGATCGTTCTTTTGTTGACAATAGCATGAATATGATATTAAGTTTGCTAGATTCATAA
- a CDS encoding urease subunit gamma has protein sequence MYLLEREKEKLFIVLAADLARRRQARGLRLNYPEAVAIITYEIMEGARDGKTVAELMSYGRTILAEDEVMEGISSMIHEVQVEATFPDGTKLVTIHDPIVPRRKESQA, from the coding sequence ATGTATTTGCTGGAGAGAGAGAAGGAAAAGCTGTTTATCGTTTTGGCGGCTGATTTGGCACGGAGAAGGCAGGCTCGCGGCCTGCGTCTTAATTATCCCGAAGCCGTTGCCATTATTACTTATGAAATTATGGAAGGCGCAAGGGATGGGAAGACGGTAGCTGAGCTCATGAGTTACGGCCGCACCATTCTTGCTGAAGATGAAGTCATGGAGGGCATCTCGTCGATGATTCATGAGGTACAGGTTGAGGCTACCTTTCCGGATGGAACGAAGCTGGTAACGATTCATGATCCAATCGTTCCGCGAAGGAAGGAGAGTCAAGCATGA